In Arachis stenosperma cultivar V10309 chromosome 1, arast.V10309.gnm1.PFL2, whole genome shotgun sequence, one DNA window encodes the following:
- the LOC130979774 gene encoding uncharacterized protein LOC130979774, with product MSDRVLLKVYYFGQILLQTTEGVKFICENPLDVVIPFVISFEELKGVICEKIDSERARKISCMLYRYPIPVFGGFVQYQTKYVTDEASMQEMFSMYFENRFQISWIEMYVEFEQSEADRNILREDYNSDSEEEFESNYEFVAPNGDEDEGDAPMAPDVTEVANALGNEVPFEEPSFMRVLDLEAMHVPEFPEYMTAAEIPIVEDSEFGVGIEFSSREAVIKAVKDYSIRRSVDYRVFESEPLTFYAKCTQYGSGCDWLIRVSLISRRYCWVIRRYNGSHTCTRATISQDHSKLDSITIAEAIKPLVEADPALKVKSVIAEVQSKFNYTVSYRKAWLAKQKAVEKIFGGWEASYEALPIWFEAMCHKEPSAVVHFETMPAYQGDDLVADIRVMHRVFWSYYPCIRAFRHCKPIVQVDGTHLYEKYKGCLLVAVSQDGNNNIIPIAFAIVEGETSDAWHFFLSNLRQHVVTRDGVGLISDRHESINAAVERSNGAWSPSRAFHIFCIRHIESNFLRKFKAPYLQKLVVNIGYSRTVREYEVRYERLRERGEAYTNWLNRIPREQYALAFDGGYRWGHMTTNLVECINSVLKGARNLPITALVKATFYRLNELFTRKRAEAEARINAGHAFSEIVTSKLHANQLASGNIQVSCFDRQNEVFEVREMPSGMEFAVDLRGLRCDCGEFQVDRIPCYLLLHNVPNILNILLIY from the exons ATGAGTGATAGAGTATTACTAAAAGTATACTACTTTGGTCAGATCTTGTTACAAACGACAGAAGGAGttaaatttatttgtgaaaatccACTAGATGTTGTTATTCCCTTTGTTATCTCATTTGAAGAGTTGAAAGGTGTAATATGTGAAAAGATTGATTCTGAGAGGGCAAGAAAGATATCGTGTATGCTATACAGATATCCCATACCGGTGTTTGGTGGATTCGTCCAGTATCAAACCAAATATGTGACGGACGAAGCGAGCATGCAGGAGATGTTTTCAATGTATTTTGAAAATCGGTTCCAGATCTCGTGGATCGAGATGTATGTTGAGTTCGAACAATCTGAGGCAGACCGAAATATTCTACGGGAAGATTATAATAGTGACAGTGAGGAAGAGTTCGAAAGCAACTATGAATTTGTTGCCCCAAATGGAGATGAAGATGAAGGTGACGCACCCATGGCCCCAGATGTCACGGAAGTGGCAAATGCACTCGGGAACGAAGTTCCGTTTGAGGAGCCATCGTTCATGCGAGTTTTAGACCTGGAAGCCATGCATGTTCCAGAATTTCCAGAATATATGACTGCAG CAGAAATTCCTATTGTGGAAGACAGTGAATTTGGCGTAGGTATAGAGTTCAGTTCAAGAGAAGCTGTTATTAAGGCGGTAAAAGACTATAGCATACGACGAAGCGTAGACTACCGGGTGTTTGAGTCTGAGCCGTTGACATTTTATGCCAAGTGTACACAATATGGGTCAGGGTGTGATTGGCTTATTAGGGTTAGCTTGATCAGCAGGAGGTACTGTTGGGTTATAAGGAGGTATAATGGTAGTCACACATGTACTAGAGCCACCATTTCACAGGATCATTCGAAGCTGGATTCTATCACAATTGCAGAAGCAATTAAGCCACTGGTTGAGGCGGACCCAGCATTGAAGGTAAAATCGGTTATAGCTGAAGTCCAATCGAAGTTCAACTACACCGTCAGTTACCGGAAAGCATGGTTGGCTAAGCAAAAAGCagttgaaaaaatatttggtggTTGGGAGGCATCTTATGAAGCGTTGCCAATATGGTTTGAGGCCATGTGTCACAAGGAGCCATCAGCTGTTGTTCATTTTGAGACTATGCCTGCATATCAAGGCGATGACTTGGTGGCTGATATTCGTGTAATGCATCGTGTATTTTGGAGTTATTATCCTTGTATTAGGGCATTCAGACATTGTAAGCCAATTGTACAGGTAGATGGGACGCACTTATACGAAAAGTATAAGGGTTGTTTGCTTGTGGCAGTTTCACAAGATGGCAACAACAATATCATCCCAATTGCATTTGCTATTGTGGAGGGAGAGACATCCGATGCATGGCATTTTTTCCTTAGCAACCTTCGTCAACATGTTGTAACTCGTGATGGTGTGGGACTAATATCCGACAGGCACGAATCCATAAATGCGGCTGTGGAACGCAGTAACGGAGCGTGGTCACCTTCAAGAGCTTTTCATATATTTTGCATCAGGCATATAGAGTCAAACTTCTTGAGAAAGTTCAAGGCACCGTACCTCCAAAAATTGGTCGTGAACATCG GATATTCTAGGACGGTGCGGGAGTATGAGGTGCGTTACGAGCGGTTACGGGAACGTGGTGAGGCGTACACAAACTGGTTAAACCGAATTCCTCGCGAGCAGTACGCATTGGCCTTCGATGGTGGGTATCGATGGGGGCACATGACAACGAATCTTGTGGAGTGCATTAATTCAGTTTTGAAGGGTGCACGCAACCTCCCCATAACTGCTCTTGTGAAGGCAACATTCTACAGGCTAAATGAGTTATTCACCCGAAAAAGAGCGGAGGCGGAAGCAAGGATCAATGCTGGGCATGCGTTCTCTGAAATCGTGACATCCAAGTTGCATGCAAACCAACTTGCATCAGGAAATATTCAGGTTAGTTGCTTTGACCGCCAGAATGAGGTCTTTGAGGTTCGGGAGATGCCAAGTGGAATGGAGTTTGCAGTCGATCTACGTGGCCTCCGATGTGACTGTGGTGAGTTCCAGGTGGACAGGATCCCCTGCTATTTACTATTACATAATGTCCCTAATATACTAAACATATTACTAATATACTAA
- the LOC130933222 gene encoding uncharacterized protein LOC130933222 — translation MAENLDDGEFWLPPQFLVDNDDDETASFPSNEDSLYHSSGDDFVFPFGFSTGAASSDLSSPISGSSETESDEDDHLHRVAELTHQVAHSTVHSHSTKPTGGYASGSPQSTLCAFRCSKGSSEGSPSSVCNLCSAKATWDLLHAAAGEVERMRLSQQQQQQQPQLPSYPYNPSPSIPNTAAGANSDFSFYTQQALSHQKQFQIAQIQMMRQQHESVWGGKGVYQQRQSNQMGARNRGGRSVRPLGLSPSAWPSLHAAKNQNKHHKHHNQQQQQQYGSGMRAVFLTNPSTTRECAGTGVFLPRRVDTPETKKKPACATVLVPARVAQALNLNVDDMVGCLPHRFNSSSNMEEHVVSPRLRSNYVHTSQQKRNMRPQHALNSNNEIKLPQEWTY, via the exons ATGGCTGAGAATTTGGACGACGGTGAGTTTTGGCTTCCGCCGCAGTTTCTCGTCGACAACGACGACGACGAAACGGCCTCGTTCCCCTCGAACGAAGACTCGCTGTACCACTCTAGTGGCGACGATTTTGTGTTTCCCTTCGGCTTCTCTACCGGGGCGGCTTCCTCTGACCTAAGCTCTCCCATCAGTGGCTCCAGCGAGACCGAGAGCGACGAGGACGACCATCTCCACCGAGTCGCCGAGTTGACTCACCAAGTTGCTCACTCTACCGTACATTCCCATTCCACCAAACCCACA GGCGGTTACGCATCTGGTTCGCCACAATCGACGCTATGCGCCTTCCGGTGCAGTAAGGGGTCGAGCGAGGGAAGTCCTAGCAGCGTTTGCAACCTCTGCTCCGCAAAGGCCACATGGGATCTCCTGCACGCGGCTGCAGGGGAAGTCGAAAGGATGCGCCTctcccaacaacaacaacaacagcaaccacAATTACCATCTTACCCCTACAACCCTTCCCCTTCCATTCCCAACACAGCCGCCGGCGCCAATTCGGACTTTTCTTTCTACACTCAGCAGGCACTCTCCCACCAGAAGCAGTTTCAAATTGCACAA ATTCAGATGATGAGGCAGCAACACGAATCAGTGTGGGGTGGTAAAGGTGTTTACCAACAGAGGCAGAGTAACCAAATGGGAGCAAGAAACAGAGGAGGAAGAAGTGTTAGGCCACTTGGCTTGTCTCCATCTGCATGGCCTTCGTTACATGCTGCCAAGAACCAGAACAAGCACCACAAGCACCATAATCAGCAGCAACAGCAGCAGTACGGTTCTGGAATGAGGGCTGTGTTCCTCACCAACCCTTCCACTACCAGGGAATGTGCTGGCACTGGCGTCTTCCTCCCGCGTCGTGTTGATACCCCTGAAACCAAAAAGAAGCCAG CGTGTGCGACGGTGTTGGTTCCAGCTAGAGTGGCGCAAGCCCTAAATCTGAATGTTGATGACATGGTGGGGTGCCTGCCGCATCGATTCAATTCCAGTTCAAACATGGAAGAACATG TTGTTAGTCCAAGGCTCAGAAGCAATTATGTCCATACGTCTCAGCAGAAGCGCAACATGAGGCCCCAGCACGCACTCAACAGTAACAATGAAATCAAGCTGCCGCAGGAGTGGACGTATTGA